Below is a window of Streptomyces taklimakanensis DNA.
GCGTGGAACAGTACCTGGACTCCGACGGCTCCGGGGACAACGTGATCACCTATCCGCCCGTGGGAAGCAACCATCAGGTGTGGGTCGAGAAGAACCCTTCGGGCAACACCTTCCAGCTCACGACCCTGGCACGCCCCACCGAGTGCGCCAAGGCACCGACGACCCTCGGAAAGCCCATCACCATGGTGGAGTGCGCCGACGTGCCCACCCAGCGGTGGGAGTTCGTCAGGGAAGGCGACCGGTTCATCATCCAGCGGGCCAACTCCGACGGCGAGGTGATGGCCGCCACCGGAAAGAGCTCGCCGGGTAACCTCAAGAACGTCGTGCTGCAGAGCAGGACCGGCAGCCTCGCCCAGCGCTGGTACGTCAACCCCATCGATTGACCCGAGGCGCACACCCACCGTCCCTCGACGTGTGAGGTCACCGGTCGAGGTCCGGTGACCGGAACGTGACCCAACGGATCCGGGCCGGCAGGGA
It encodes the following:
- a CDS encoding RICIN domain-containing protein produces the protein MLGNKKATVIFGAAALALAGLMGPAGHANADPWEPNGQEFRAYNVSVEQYLDSDGSGDNVITYPPVGSNHQVWVEKNPSGNTFQLTTLARPTECAKAPTTLGKPITMVECADVPTQRWEFVREGDRFIIQRANSDGEVMAATGKSSPGNLKNVVLQSRTGSLAQRWYVNPID